Genomic window (Sulfurovum riftiae):
ATTGTGCCCAAAAGCATGATAAGTACCGTGAGTATCAGCGGAAATCTAAAAGGGGACAGGTGTGAATAGAACTCATCATTAAGTGTGATGTGTGGTTTGGGAGTGCTTCTCCAGCCGAGAAACTTTTTAAGCTTTTCTATAGAAGTCATGATAAGAGAGTATACCCTCCCTTATCTTAAGGGGAGGATTAGTTTGCCGCTGCAGCCTGTGCAGCTTTCTTCTTCATTGTTCTGAGTGTAGAAGCAGCAACTCTGACTCTCTTTGTCGTTCCATCTTCCATAGTGATCTTTACAGATCTCAAGTTTGGAAGCTGTCTTCTTTTTGTTTTGTTGTTTGCATGAGAAACATTGTTTCCTACCAGTGGGCCTTTTCCAGATACTGAACATCTTCTTGACATAATATTTCCTTGATTAAATTACGTTCGGTTTAAACAAACGTGAAAAATTTGTGCGATTATAGACAAAAACAGCATAAATTCTGCTTAATGATATAGGCGGTTCTATGATTTGAAGCCACACCTCCGGAAGAAAAGTTTTTGTTATAATAAAGAAAAAGAGAAAATGTGGAAGGCAGCGGCATGCAGAAAAGTAATCTATGGATCCTGATGGTATGGATGGCCCTGCTGGTCGGCCTTTCTGCCGATGCGCCATCCTGGAGCGGGAAATGGCATGTATTTTGGAAGCAGGGTGCTTTTGTCGTACAGTTGGAGCAGCACGGCAATGAACTCAATGGTACCTACCAGCCCGATAATGGGGTTTTAAAGGGTACAGTAGAGGGAAATACCTTCAGGGGTGTTTCCATCAATGCACAGATGACAAATTATTTTGTTTTCACTTTAAGCCCTGACAGGAATGCCTTCTTCGGCAACATGGAAAGCGGTGACTGGGTTGCCGGGAATCGTGTCGAAGGGCAAAGTACTGCACTTGAACAACCCGTGAATATGTCACATCCTTTGACAACAATGTATACCTTTTTAAAGTTGGGGAATCAGGTCCGAAATGGAAATTTCGAAGCACTGGAGAGGGCCATAGGCCTGCTATCGTTGAGCAAACAACAACAGTCATATTATTACGGAAAACGCATGGCCCTGATACGAAAATTCTTTCAGGTTCTGGATCTGTGTACTATACATAAATATGAGTTCCCTTCAACAATGGAAGGCAATCGGACGACAGTGTTGTTCCATCAGGCCGGAACAGACAATACGGTAGCGGTTAAATTTCTCAAAGAGAACAGTGCAGCAGGCTGGAAGATCAAACTGCCTTCCGAAGCGGAGATCGATGCCAAACTCAAAGAGCTGCTTCATGCCTATGGCCTTGAGGAGCTTGACCCCAACAGAAACCTGCAATTGACGAACCCCAGAGATACGATGCGTACGTTCATTGAACAGAATGAACGTTGGGAGAAAGGGGGCAAAAAGTACGTACTTGATACACTGAATCTCTCTTCGGTCGACCCTGCTATCTGGGAGTGGCAGGCCCCGCTGCTTGCCCACTACCTTCTGGGTGTCATCAACAGGGTGAGTGATTTTGTCTATCAGGAGATACCGAACAATCCAAAAAGCAGAATGCCTTATGTCTATTTCTACCATCCCATAGGCAGTATCGTTATTGCTCCCTATGAGATTGAGGGGAAGATACGCTGGCAGTTCACGCCAAAAACATTGGAAAGTATAGAGAGTCTGTATGAAGCAATGGAAGATGTGCCTCCCAAAGTCGATATGGTCGTCAGAAGCGAGAACGATCTCTATTTCACGCTGAAGCGCTATGCAAAATCGATCTCTCCTCTGCTGATCAAAAAGGTCCACGATACGGCATTGTGGCAGATCATTCTTTTGGGCATTATCGTACTGTTGGCACTGTTTGTGAGCTATCTCAGCAAATGGATCACGTTTGCACTGGGCAGAAAGTTCTATCTGACCAAACGATGGAGTGAAGAGATGATCACCCTGCGATTTCTGCGTCCGGCACAGCTTGTGATCTTCTCCCTGATACTGCTCAACGGTGCACATCAGCTTGGATTGTCGGATTTCCTTTTTGCACTCATCAAGACCTTCTCTTATCTTCTGATCGTCGTAGGTACGACATGGATATTCTACAATCTCATCTCCATCATGTTCTCGGCATTGCAGATACATGCAAGGAAGACCTCGACAGATGTGGATGAGATCATCATCTCCCTGTCTGGGAGTATTCTTCGTATCATTCTGGTGACCGTAGCCCTGTTTGCCGTG
Coding sequences:
- the rpmB gene encoding 50S ribosomal protein L28 → MSRRCSVSGKGPLVGNNVSHANNKTKRRQLPNLRSVKITMEDGTTKRVRVAASTLRTMKKKAAQAAAAN
- a CDS encoding mechanosensitive ion channel family protein; the protein is MQKSNLWILMVWMALLVGLSADAPSWSGKWHVFWKQGAFVVQLEQHGNELNGTYQPDNGVLKGTVEGNTFRGVSINAQMTNYFVFTLSPDRNAFFGNMESGDWVAGNRVEGQSTALEQPVNMSHPLTTMYTFLKLGNQVRNGNFEALERAIGLLSLSKQQQSYYYGKRMALIRKFFQVLDLCTIHKYEFPSTMEGNRTTVLFHQAGTDNTVAVKFLKENSAAGWKIKLPSEAEIDAKLKELLHAYGLEELDPNRNLQLTNPRDTMRTFIEQNERWEKGGKKYVLDTLNLSSVDPAIWEWQAPLLAHYLLGVINRVSDFVYQEIPNNPKSRMPYVYFYHPIGSIVIAPYEIEGKIRWQFTPKTLESIESLYEAMEDVPPKVDMVVRSENDLYFTLKRYAKSISPLLIKKVHDTALWQIILLGIIVLLALFVSYLSKWITFALGRKFYLTKRWSEEMITLRFLRPAQLVIFSLILLNGAHQLGLSDFLFALIKTFSYLLIVVGTTWIFYNLISIMFSALQIHARKTSTDVDEIIISLSGSILRIILVTVALFAVAEVLHIPYKTVLAGLGIGGLAFAIAAKDTIANFFGSAIIIADRPFKTGDRVKIGDDVGVIINVGIRSTKIRTTYDTILTIPNNMITREMIDNYTEREAMRVDTKFLFALDTPKEVLDEVDKKVSEFLYAHPEVDHDKIILTGVNDYTTRGILFELRFFVKAQNEVKYSDIRHRIVTDIANMIKETGIELVFIQHEEVV